One genomic segment of Natrialbaceae archaeon AArc-T1-2 includes these proteins:
- the gnd gene encoding phosphogluconate dehydrogenase (NAD(+)-dependent, decarboxylating), with protein sequence MQLGVIGLGRMGQIVTERVLEAGHDVVAYDLDPTAVADAADAGAEPADSVVDLADRLGERKRIWLMVPAGEAVDAALDDLEDLLSAEDVVVDGGNTYFEDSVRRAESCPACYLDCGTSGGPAGAELGFSLMIGGPEHAYEELEPVFDAVATGPDGHAHMGPAGSGHYVKMVHNGVEYALMQAYGEGFELLHEGRYDLDLESVARVWNNGAVIRSWLLELCEEAFREEGTDLGTVADRIEGGSTGTWTVQEGLEQEVPVPLIYTALAERFGSRADDGRFSRRLANRLRYGFGRHEVPRRET encoded by the coding sequence ATGCAACTGGGCGTAATCGGGCTCGGTCGAATGGGACAGATCGTAACGGAGCGAGTTCTCGAAGCGGGCCACGACGTCGTCGCGTACGACCTCGATCCGACGGCCGTCGCCGACGCCGCCGATGCCGGTGCGGAACCTGCCGACTCGGTGGTCGACCTCGCCGACCGACTGGGCGAGCGAAAGCGAATCTGGCTGATGGTCCCCGCAGGCGAGGCCGTCGACGCCGCACTCGACGACCTCGAGGACCTGCTCTCTGCCGAGGACGTCGTCGTCGACGGCGGCAACACCTACTTCGAGGACTCCGTGCGCCGGGCCGAGTCCTGTCCCGCTTGCTATCTCGACTGTGGCACCTCCGGTGGTCCGGCCGGCGCCGAACTCGGCTTCTCGCTCATGATCGGCGGTCCTGAACACGCCTACGAGGAGCTCGAGCCCGTCTTCGACGCCGTCGCCACCGGCCCTGACGGCCACGCCCACATGGGTCCCGCCGGCTCGGGCCACTACGTCAAGATGGTCCACAACGGCGTCGAGTACGCCCTGATGCAGGCCTACGGCGAGGGGTTCGAACTCCTCCACGAGGGACGATACGATCTCGACCTCGAATCCGTCGCCCGCGTCTGGAACAACGGCGCAGTGATCCGCTCGTGGCTGCTCGAGCTCTGTGAGGAAGCGTTCCGCGAGGAGGGGACCGACCTGGGAACGGTCGCCGATCGCATCGAGGGTGGTTCGACCGGAACCTGGACCGTCCAGGAGGGGCTCGAACAGGAGGTCCCGGTGCCACTCATCTACACCGCACTTGCCGAACGATTCGGCTCCCGTGCCGACGACGGCCGCTTCTCGAGACGGCTCGCCAACCGACTGCGCTACGGGTTCGGCCGCCACGAGGTTCCGAGACGGGAGACGTGA
- a CDS encoding metal-dependent hydrolase yields MMATTHAFTGLAVVAPLAYLAPEFALPLAVGAIAGGIFPDLDVAFEHRRTLHFPVYGGVAAIPAVVLAALSLSNVTVGLAAFAVAAWLHAVSDAFGAGPTIDPWRNPSDRAVYDHVRGRWIAPRRWVRYDGAPEDAVLAVGLAMPSLVIFDEYSTIQALAVAGVVVSLSYAAVRRRLVDWTSGWLE; encoded by the coding sequence ATGATGGCGACGACCCACGCGTTCACCGGGCTGGCAGTCGTCGCGCCGCTTGCCTACCTCGCACCCGAGTTCGCCCTCCCGCTCGCAGTCGGCGCGATCGCCGGCGGCATCTTCCCGGACCTCGACGTCGCGTTCGAACACCGCCGGACGCTTCACTTTCCCGTCTACGGTGGCGTCGCCGCGATTCCCGCGGTCGTTCTCGCTGCCCTCTCGCTCTCGAACGTCACCGTCGGCCTCGCGGCCTTCGCCGTCGCCGCGTGGCTGCACGCCGTAAGCGACGCGTTCGGAGCCGGTCCCACGATCGATCCCTGGCGAAACCCCTCAGACCGGGCAGTGTACGACCACGTACGTGGTCGGTGGATCGCACCGCGTCGGTGGGTTCGCTACGACGGCGCACCCGAAGACGCCGTCCTCGCCGTCGGGCTCGCGATGCCCTCGCTCGTGATCTTCGACGAGTACAGTACGATCCAGGCGCTCGCCGTCGCTGGCGTCGTCGTCTCGCTGTCGTACGCGGCTGTGCGCCGTCGGCTCGTCGACTGGACCTCGGGCTGGCTCGAGTGA
- a CDS encoding deoxyuridine 5'-triphosphate nucleotidohydrolase — protein sequence MPAARSHADMHRSGAFVAEHVSPVDDEQIQPNGVDLTLDVVFEQREPGRIASDGTEIGDRIARPLEERDRIAPETYYLPTGSYVVRYGERIAIPEGHVGFVYPRSSLLRNSCMLNTAVWDAGYEGRGEGLLQVGHDVELERDARIAQLVLADADHEDVYDGSYQGENLE from the coding sequence TTGCCGGCTGCCCGTTCTCACGCGGACATGCATCGTTCCGGAGCTTTCGTCGCGGAACACGTCTCGCCGGTCGACGACGAGCAGATCCAGCCAAACGGCGTCGATCTCACCCTCGACGTCGTCTTCGAGCAACGCGAGCCCGGCCGCATCGCCAGCGACGGCACAGAGATCGGCGACCGAATCGCACGCCCGCTCGAGGAACGCGACCGGATCGCCCCCGAGACCTACTACCTGCCGACGGGCTCGTACGTCGTCCGATACGGCGAACGGATCGCGATCCCGGAGGGCCACGTCGGCTTCGTCTACCCGCGTTCGTCGTTGCTTCGCAACTCCTGTATGCTCAACACTGCCGTCTGGGACGCCGGCTACGAGGGACGAGGTGAAGGGCTGTTACAGGTCGGCCACGACGTCGAACTCGAGCGCGACGCCCGGATCGCCCAACTCGTGCTCGCGGACGCCGATCACGAGGATGTCTACGACGGTTCCTATCAGGGCGAGAACCTCGAGTAG
- a CDS encoding aconitate hydratase, whose amino-acid sequence MGQTLTEKILDDHLVEGELETGEEIGIEIDQVLTQDTTGTMVWLQFEAMGLDEVQTEIAAQYCDHQTYQFDFKNTDDHRFLRSAAGTFGAHFSRPGNGICHNVHRENFAAPGKTLLGSDSHTPTPGGLGQLAIGAGGIDVTVAMGGAPYYIEMPEVVNVRLEGELPEWATAKDVILELLRRLTVKGGVGKILEYTGPGVETLTAPERMTITNMGTELGATSSLFPTDEQTKDYLERVGRPEDYEEIQPDEDAEYDDEIVVDLSDLEPLIAQPSMPDNVVPVKEVEGESVEQVIVGSCTNGGYEDILPVAKMLEGREVAMETETIVAPGSKQASEMLAREGWVAEMMAAGVNFSEATCGACIGIGHVPASDSVSLRTFNRNFEGRSGIEDDNVYLCSPEVAAAAAIKGEIIDPRNLTEEEEDLEAPGIELPDEYDGSKTDLIAPEEAVDDELIKGPNIGDVPLKDDLESDLAGEALLKMEDNITTDHIIPATQDILMYRSNIDKLSEFTLSRVDETFAERAAEADGGFLVAGENYGQGSSREHAAMCPMYLGIDGVLAQSFARIHRANLFNFGIVPLIIDEDTYEQIDQGDDIEIVDDVREGVESGNEEFTVRVNDEWEATATLDASERERDMLAVGGKLPWTKQQAEESGAAPADD is encoded by the coding sequence ATGGGACAGACACTCACTGAGAAGATCCTCGACGACCACCTCGTCGAGGGCGAACTCGAGACCGGCGAGGAGATCGGGATCGAGATCGATCAGGTCTTGACACAGGACACGACGGGGACGATGGTCTGGCTCCAGTTCGAAGCGATGGGGTTGGACGAGGTCCAGACCGAAATCGCCGCCCAGTACTGTGACCACCAGACCTACCAGTTCGACTTCAAGAACACCGACGACCACCGCTTCCTGCGTTCTGCTGCTGGCACGTTCGGGGCTCACTTCTCTCGTCCCGGAAACGGCATCTGTCACAACGTCCACCGCGAGAACTTCGCGGCACCCGGAAAGACGCTACTGGGCTCTGACTCGCACACCCCCACGCCCGGCGGCCTGGGCCAGCTCGCTATCGGTGCCGGCGGGATCGACGTCACCGTCGCGATGGGTGGCGCGCCGTACTACATCGAGATGCCCGAGGTCGTCAACGTCCGCCTCGAGGGCGAACTCCCCGAGTGGGCAACGGCGAAAGACGTCATCCTCGAGTTGCTCCGGCGACTGACCGTCAAGGGCGGCGTCGGCAAGATCCTCGAGTACACCGGCCCCGGCGTCGAGACGCTCACCGCGCCCGAGCGCATGACCATCACGAACATGGGCACCGAACTCGGCGCGACCTCGTCGCTCTTCCCGACCGACGAGCAGACCAAAGACTACCTCGAACGCGTCGGTCGCCCCGAGGACTACGAGGAGATCCAGCCCGACGAGGACGCCGAGTACGACGACGAGATCGTCGTCGACTTAAGCGACCTCGAGCCGCTGATCGCCCAGCCGTCGATGCCCGACAACGTCGTCCCCGTCAAGGAAGTCGAGGGCGAATCGGTCGAGCAGGTCATCGTCGGCTCCTGTACGAACGGTGGCTACGAGGACATCCTCCCCGTCGCCAAGATGCTCGAGGGTCGCGAGGTCGCGATGGAGACCGAAACCATCGTCGCCCCCGGCTCCAAGCAGGCCTCCGAGATGCTCGCCCGTGAGGGCTGGGTCGCGGAGATGATGGCCGCCGGCGTCAACTTCTCCGAGGCGACGTGTGGTGCCTGTATCGGCATCGGCCACGTGCCCGCCTCCGATTCGGTCTCCCTGCGGACGTTCAACCGCAACTTCGAGGGCCGTTCGGGTATCGAGGACGACAACGTCTACCTCTGTTCGCCCGAGGTCGCCGCCGCCGCCGCCATCAAAGGCGAGATCATCGACCCACGGAACCTCACAGAGGAAGAGGAGGACCTTGAGGCACCCGGCATCGAGCTCCCCGACGAGTACGACGGCTCCAAGACAGATCTCATCGCCCCCGAGGAGGCCGTCGACGACGAACTCATCAAGGGGCCGAACATCGGCGACGTCCCGCTGAAAGACGACCTCGAGAGCGACCTCGCTGGCGAGGCCCTGTTGAAGATGGAGGACAACATCACGACCGACCACATCATTCCTGCGACCCAGGACATCCTGATGTACCGGTCGAACATCGACAAGCTCTCGGAGTTCACGCTGAGTCGTGTCGACGAGACCTTCGCCGAGCGTGCCGCGGAGGCCGACGGCGGGTTCCTCGTCGCCGGCGAGAACTACGGCCAGGGCTCCTCGCGTGAACACGCCGCGATGTGTCCGATGTACCTCGGTATCGACGGCGTCCTCGCCCAGAGCTTCGCCCGGATCCACCGTGCGAACCTCTTTAACTTCGGTATCGTCCCCCTGATCATCGACGAGGACACCTACGAGCAGATCGACCAGGGCGACGACATCGAGATCGTCGACGACGTCCGCGAGGGCGTCGAATCCGGCAACGAAGAGTTCACGGTCCGCGTCAACGACGAGTGGGAGGCCACCGCGACGCTCGACGCCTCCGAGCGCGAACGGGACATGCTCGCCGTCGGCGGCAAGCTCCCGTGGACGAAACAGCAGGCCGAAGAGAGCGGCGCTGCACCCGCAGACGACTAA
- a CDS encoding ATP-binding protein has translation MTRSVREYGPAVGIGSVAVAHAIAPARHAVDHRGDEPLLADLLGTVFPLLLALAVLYSAVWIRRSDLEPVHEWRVFGWCLAGVAGIAIVTAAMIGHLQLEGESVSGVSHVIATTSVGGAVLGVLVGIYDASRTRQLELTAANERKFQAVFDGTLDALLVVNDDTECLDANPAACGLLGTSRTDLVGRSMAEFVADDVAVDAAWEQFLETGELRGEFPLVRTDGERRIVELAATANVQPGRHLAALRDVTDRKTSEEALLEERETVEFLNQILRHEILNAMNVVLGELERLETADDRSARDDSLETIRARSERIVTIVQNVRSVVSTITDDQPEAVDLSRTLTDVLADVRTNHPDATVTVRDGEVPDGVVVTADGLLGSVFENVLQNAIEHNDGDPTVEVAVAVEGETVAVRIADDGPGIPDDRQREIFGRGERGIKSPGSGFGLYIVDTLVSHYGGDVRVETSDLGGAAFVIRLPRASADDRDDS, from the coding sequence GTGACGCGATCGGTACGCGAGTACGGTCCGGCCGTCGGGATCGGTAGCGTCGCCGTCGCCCACGCGATCGCTCCGGCCCGACACGCCGTCGATCACCGGGGTGACGAACCCCTGCTCGCGGACCTTCTCGGAACCGTCTTTCCCCTGCTGCTCGCACTCGCCGTCCTCTACAGTGCCGTCTGGATCCGGCGAAGCGACCTCGAGCCCGTCCACGAGTGGCGAGTGTTCGGCTGGTGTCTCGCCGGCGTCGCGGGCATCGCGATCGTCACCGCGGCGATGATCGGCCACCTACAACTGGAAGGCGAGTCCGTAAGCGGTGTTAGCCACGTGATCGCGACTACGTCGGTCGGCGGTGCGGTACTCGGCGTCCTGGTCGGCATCTACGACGCCTCGCGCACGCGCCAGCTCGAGTTGACGGCGGCGAACGAACGGAAGTTCCAGGCGGTGTTCGACGGAACGCTCGACGCGTTGCTCGTCGTGAACGACGACACGGAGTGTCTCGACGCCAATCCCGCGGCGTGTGGGCTACTCGGGACGTCCCGTACGGACCTCGTCGGCCGGTCGATGGCGGAGTTCGTCGCCGACGACGTGGCGGTCGACGCCGCCTGGGAGCAGTTTCTCGAGACCGGCGAACTGCGCGGCGAGTTTCCGCTGGTCCGGACCGACGGGGAGCGTCGCATCGTCGAACTCGCCGCGACCGCGAACGTCCAGCCCGGCCGTCACCTCGCTGCGCTCCGGGACGTCACGGATCGGAAGACCTCCGAGGAGGCGTTGCTCGAGGAACGCGAGACCGTCGAGTTCCTGAACCAGATCCTCAGACACGAGATCTTAAACGCGATGAACGTCGTGCTCGGCGAGCTCGAGCGACTGGAAACGGCCGACGATCGTTCCGCCCGCGACGACTCGCTCGAGACGATCCGCGCTCGGAGCGAGCGCATCGTCACGATCGTCCAGAACGTCCGCTCCGTCGTGAGCACGATTACCGACGACCAACCCGAGGCGGTCGATCTCTCGCGGACGCTTACGGACGTGCTCGCGGACGTCCGAACGAACCACCCCGACGCGACGGTCACGGTCCGAGACGGCGAAGTTCCCGACGGAGTCGTCGTCACGGCGGACGGACTGCTCGGCTCGGTCTTCGAGAACGTGCTCCAGAACGCGATCGAACACAACGACGGCGATCCGACGGTCGAGGTCGCCGTCGCCGTCGAGGGCGAGACCGTCGCGGTCCGAATCGCCGACGACGGGCCGGGGATTCCGGACGATCGGCAGCGAGAGATATTCGGCAGAGGTGAACGCGGGATCAAGAGTCCGGGTTCCGGGTTCGGACTCTACATCGTGGACACACTCGTCAGCCACTACGGTGGCGACGTCCGGGTCGAGACGTCCGACCTCGGGGGTGCCGCCTTCGTTATCCGACTGCCGCGTGCGAGCGCGGACGATCGGGACGACAGTTGA
- a CDS encoding MBL fold metallo-hydrolase, translating to MRLEFLGGAGEVGRSAVLVNDSLLLDYGVLTGNPPQYPVGSVDPDAIVVSHAHLDHAGAVPALLSGDARPPIHWTPPTAELARLLARDTLKLHGGTYDCPFTETDLQRVTQVSEHHGYGDPFEAAGHEVTFYDAGHIPGSAHVLVDDGETRLLYTGDFHTDDQRLVSGTTARPDADVVVCESTYSDVEHEDRDVLERQFVESVETTLWEGGTVVVPAFAIGRTQEMLLVCEAYDIPCYVDGMGKRVTELLRAYPEFVRDPDALQRAKSHARYVTGRNGQRKRITDQRAAIVTTSGMLSGGPAMTYVPEISANPTNKIALTGYQVEGTPGRELLETGSAEFDGRVTPVSAQVESYDFSAHADRDGLYEFLESYRDAEIAVVHGDRCEAFASKLRERGYEATAPAVGDIYDT from the coding sequence ATGCGACTCGAGTTCCTGGGTGGCGCAGGCGAGGTCGGCCGCAGCGCCGTCCTGGTGAACGATTCGTTGCTGCTCGATTACGGGGTTCTGACCGGAAATCCGCCGCAGTATCCCGTCGGGAGCGTCGATCCCGACGCGATCGTCGTCTCACACGCCCATCTCGACCACGCCGGCGCGGTGCCGGCTCTGCTGTCGGGCGATGCCCGCCCGCCGATCCACTGGACGCCGCCGACGGCTGAACTCGCCCGCTTGCTCGCCCGGGACACGCTGAAACTCCACGGTGGGACCTACGACTGTCCGTTCACCGAGACAGATCTCCAGCGGGTGACCCAGGTCTCCGAACACCACGGGTACGGCGACCCCTTCGAAGCCGCCGGCCACGAGGTGACATTCTACGACGCCGGACACATCCCCGGGAGCGCACACGTGCTGGTCGACGACGGGGAGACCAGGCTGCTTTACACGGGCGATTTCCACACCGATGACCAGCGCCTGGTCTCGGGGACGACCGCCCGTCCCGACGCCGACGTCGTCGTCTGTGAGAGTACGTATTCCGACGTCGAACACGAAGACCGGGACGTCCTCGAGCGACAGTTCGTCGAGAGCGTCGAGACGACCCTCTGGGAGGGAGGGACGGTCGTCGTTCCCGCCTTCGCCATCGGCCGGACCCAGGAGATGCTGCTCGTCTGTGAGGCCTACGACATCCCCTGTTACGTCGACGGAATGGGAAAACGGGTGACCGAGTTGCTTCGGGCGTACCCCGAGTTCGTCCGCGACCCGGACGCCTTGCAGCGGGCGAAATCCCACGCGCGGTACGTCACCGGTCGAAACGGGCAACGAAAACGGATCACCGACCAGCGGGCGGCGATCGTCACCACGAGCGGGATGCTCTCGGGCGGTCCGGCGATGACGTACGTCCCCGAGATCAGTGCGAACCCGACGAACAAGATCGCGCTGACGGGCTATCAGGTCGAGGGGACGCCGGGTCGGGAGCTGCTCGAGACCGGCAGCGCCGAGTTCGACGGGCGGGTAACACCCGTCAGCGCACAGGTCGAGTCCTACGACTTCTCCGCACACGCCGATCGGGACGGGCTATACGAGTTCCTCGAGTCCTACCGGGACGCCGAGATCGCGGTCGTCCACGGCGACAGGTGCGAGGCGTTCGCCTCGAAGCTTCGGGAGAGGGGATACGAGGCGACGGCGCCGGCCGTCGGCGACATCTACGATACGTGA
- a CDS encoding helix-turn-helix transcriptional regulator, which yields MTNGDMRSTTADSAIGDVAYLTRSDHRVPALVAMTDRPRSRSELCELTGVSSSTIRRTLREFEDRTWIRKEGYQYEATQLGAAVADWMEELLDRIETERGLRDVWHWLPDDVLEAAIETRSEVTVTVAEPDAPYCPVNRFESLLRETNALRFLRPEVALMEPCLDVLRERIDDGIDVTLVDRPSCHTYFISTYPERSSGMMMQDNFAVLEHDDPPSYGIGLLDGRVIISCYEEDSGAVQAVIDTDVPAVREWAESTYAAFESEARPLEPDAIVE from the coding sequence ATGACAAACGGTGACATGCGATCGACAACGGCGGATTCGGCGATCGGTGACGTCGCGTATCTCACACGGTCCGACCACCGCGTTCCGGCGCTCGTCGCGATGACGGACCGTCCGCGGAGTCGCTCCGAACTCTGTGAGCTGACCGGCGTCTCGTCGTCGACAATTCGACGCACCCTCCGGGAGTTCGAAGACCGAACCTGGATCCGCAAAGAGGGATACCAGTACGAGGCGACACAGCTTGGAGCAGCCGTCGCGGACTGGATGGAAGAACTGCTCGATCGGATCGAAACCGAACGAGGGTTACGCGACGTCTGGCACTGGCTTCCGGACGACGTACTCGAGGCCGCGATCGAGACGCGATCGGAAGTAACCGTAACCGTCGCCGAGCCCGACGCCCCGTACTGCCCGGTGAACCGATTCGAGTCGCTTCTCCGGGAGACGAACGCGTTGCGGTTTCTTAGACCCGAGGTCGCCCTGATGGAGCCCTGTCTGGACGTGCTTCGTGAACGGATCGACGACGGGATAGACGTAACGCTGGTCGACCGACCGAGCTGTCACACATACTTCATTTCGACGTACCCGGAGCGGAGTTCGGGGATGATGATGCAAGACAACTTTGCGGTTCTCGAGCACGACGACCCTCCCTCGTACGGAATCGGCCTTCTCGACGGCCGAGTCATCATCAGCTGTTACGAGGAGGACAGCGGGGCGGTCCAGGCGGTGATCGATACCGACGTCCCGGCGGTTCGCGAATGGGCGGAATCGACGTACGCGGCGTTCGAGAGCGAGGCGCGACCGCTCGAGCCCGACGCGATCGTGGAGTGA
- a CDS encoding OsmC family protein has product MTDDQRLTHGVDLETLEGFAEHAAADPEAVQLGLGASATYEGTCAHSVAKIDSYELGGETIDRETREYTVPYGGWKEVLDAGGWVGATDRMEPIEAALSALAACINVGITINAVASGVDVEHLETRVRTDFDPAVLFNLADIGEADAVFENLTAEIDVDGDDLEADLIDEWARRAPVYTLVSLAQDVELTVEHSRTGGGQGLIDDG; this is encoded by the coding sequence ATGACTGACGACCAGCGACTCACACACGGTGTAGACCTCGAGACGCTCGAGGGGTTCGCCGAACACGCGGCCGCCGATCCGGAGGCCGTCCAGCTCGGACTCGGCGCGTCCGCGACCTACGAGGGGACGTGCGCACACAGCGTAGCGAAGATCGATAGCTACGAACTCGGGGGCGAGACGATCGACCGCGAAACGCGAGAGTACACCGTTCCCTACGGCGGCTGGAAGGAGGTACTCGACGCCGGCGGCTGGGTCGGTGCGACCGACCGGATGGAGCCGATCGAAGCCGCGCTGTCGGCACTCGCCGCCTGTATCAACGTCGGTATCACCATCAACGCCGTCGCAAGCGGCGTTGACGTCGAACACCTCGAGACGCGTGTCCGGACCGACTTCGATCCGGCCGTCCTCTTCAACCTCGCGGACATCGGGGAGGCCGACGCCGTCTTCGAAAATCTGACGGCGGAGATCGACGTCGACGGCGACGACCTCGAGGCGGACCTGATCGACGAGTGGGCACGGCGAGCGCCCGTCTACACGCTCGTCTCGCTCGCACAGGACGTCGAGTTGACCGTTGAACACTCCCGCACAGGTGGCGGGCAGGGACTGATCGACGATGGGTAA
- a CDS encoding methyltransferase domain-containing protein: MGNSLDTAELERQVKSMYRDVAASAEADFHFETGRDLAERLGYDPDDLDAVPDAAVDSFAGVGYYFDTLALEPGENVLDLGSGSGMDAFVAGLHVADGGSVTGVDMTDEQVEKARILAAEGGFHNVDFREGYIEDLPFDDESFDAVISNGVINLSAEKERVFEEAGRVLEPGGRLALADIVSEQRLPAGIKSDADLWAACIGGAEQIDSYASLVETAGFEVLEVRDNSQYEFVSEQAANACQAYGVKSISLSARKRA, from the coding sequence ATGGGTAACTCACTCGACACAGCCGAACTCGAACGGCAGGTCAAATCGATGTACCGCGACGTCGCGGCGTCGGCAGAGGCCGACTTCCACTTCGAGACGGGTCGCGACCTCGCTGAACGGCTCGGCTACGACCCCGACGACCTCGACGCCGTTCCGGACGCGGCGGTCGACTCCTTCGCAGGCGTCGGCTACTACTTCGACACCCTCGCGCTCGAGCCGGGCGAGAACGTGCTCGACCTCGGCAGCGGCTCGGGGATGGACGCCTTCGTCGCCGGATTACACGTCGCCGACGGCGGGTCGGTGACCGGCGTCGACATGACCGACGAGCAGGTCGAGAAGGCCCGAATCCTGGCGGCGGAGGGCGGCTTTCACAACGTCGACTTCCGCGAGGGGTACATCGAAGACCTGCCGTTCGATGACGAATCGTTCGACGCGGTGATCTCGAACGGCGTGATCAACCTCTCCGCCGAGAAAGAGCGGGTCTTCGAGGAGGCGGGCCGGGTGCTCGAACCCGGCGGGCGGCTGGCGCTTGCCGACATCGTCAGCGAACAACGACTCCCCGCGGGCATCAAGTCCGACGCGGACCTCTGGGCGGCCTGTATCGGCGGTGCCGAACAGATCGACAGCTACGCGTCACTCGTCGAAACTGCGGGGTTCGAAGTCCTCGAGGTTCGGGACAACTCCCAGTACGAGTTCGTCTCCGAACAGGCGGCGAACGCGTGTCAGGCCTACGGGGTGAAGAGTATCTCGCTGAGCGCTCGGAAGCGAGCTTGA
- a CDS encoding triose-phosphate isomerase, with product MTLSYPQFLVNYKVYEGTAGEDGLELARTIEAVAEETSGRFAVAPQTPDLRLVAERTDLAVVAQSATSAESGRGNGRITLEAVAAAGADAVLVNHPESRATVDDLARTIDRCDDLELESIVCVGSLELGKAVATLEPGCLLFEKPERVATDRPLTETHPDLLEEFVETVAEVSPETSVLVGGGISGADDVERALELGADAAGAASAVIEADDRRTWLTDVGEVVARYR from the coding sequence GTGACGCTTTCGTACCCGCAGTTTCTGGTGAACTACAAGGTCTACGAGGGAACGGCCGGCGAGGACGGTCTCGAACTCGCACGCACGATCGAAGCCGTCGCCGAGGAGACGAGCGGACGGTTCGCCGTGGCTCCCCAGACACCTGACCTCCGGCTGGTCGCCGAGCGAACCGACCTCGCGGTCGTCGCCCAGTCGGCCACGTCCGCCGAAAGCGGCCGCGGGAACGGCCGGATCACGCTCGAGGCGGTCGCCGCCGCGGGGGCCGACGCCGTGCTCGTCAACCACCCCGAGAGCCGCGCCACCGTCGACGACCTCGCACGTACGATCGACCGCTGTGACGACCTCGAGCTCGAGTCGATCGTCTGTGTCGGCAGCCTCGAGCTGGGAAAGGCGGTGGCGACGCTCGAGCCGGGTTGTCTCCTGTTCGAGAAACCCGAACGCGTTGCGACCGATCGCCCGCTCACCGAGACTCACCCCGACCTCCTCGAGGAGTTCGTCGAGACGGTCGCGGAGGTGAGTCCCGAGACCAGCGTGCTCGTCGGCGGCGGCATCTCCGGGGCCGACGACGTCGAGCGGGCACTCGAGCTCGGTGCCGACGCGGCTGGGGCGGCCTCGGCCGTGATCGAAGCCGACGACAGGCGGACGTGGCTGACCGACGTGGGCGAGGTCGTTGCGCGGTATCGGTGA
- a CDS encoding TetR/AcrR family transcriptional regulator, protein MTDPDVREEIMAATYEVLCEHGYTELTARDIADRTDKSKSRLFYHYDSTDALIADFVDFLLEEFERRVAAADDRPPVERLATFVDSYLYEPSSDASFHTALLELRAHASRDERYRKRFAESDDRLRTILEEILRDGQAAGQFREHDPGRIAALLLAALDGALVRKLTVGRDSYPDEVRAATSELVLEEVLADDVVFPAKRNVTPIAGFEGTDRTAPESDRAAESRRHE, encoded by the coding sequence GTGACCGATCCCGACGTACGCGAAGAAATCATGGCTGCAACCTACGAGGTGCTGTGTGAGCACGGCTACACCGAACTCACGGCACGAGACATCGCCGACCGAACGGACAAGAGCAAGTCACGGCTGTTCTATCACTACGACTCTACGGACGCGCTGATCGCCGACTTCGTCGACTTCCTGCTCGAGGAGTTCGAACGCCGGGTCGCGGCGGCGGACGATCGCCCGCCGGTCGAACGGCTCGCGACCTTCGTCGACAGCTACCTCTACGAGCCTTCGTCTGACGCCTCCTTTCACACCGCGTTACTCGAGTTGCGGGCGCACGCGTCCCGTGACGAGCGATACCGCAAGCGATTCGCCGAGAGCGACGATCGGCTCCGGACGATCCTCGAGGAGATCCTCCGTGACGGCCAGGCGGCGGGCCAGTTCCGGGAGCACGATCCGGGTCGGATCGCGGCACTGTTGCTCGCAGCGCTCGATGGTGCCCTGGTCAGAAAGCTCACCGTCGGCCGTGACTCCTACCCCGACGAGGTGCGAGCGGCGACGAGTGAGCTCGTCCTCGAGGAGGTGCTCGCAGACGACGTCGTGTTCCCAGCCAAACGGAACGTGACTCCGATCGCCGGTTTCGAGGGGACGGACCGAACCGCGCCGGAATCCGACCGGGCGGCCGAGAGCCGACGACACGAGTGA